In Pedobacter heparinus DSM 2366, the following are encoded in one genomic region:
- a CDS encoding DUF4397 domain-containing protein: MNLFTKPLSLKFAKLTAFSIAAASTLLLNSCSKDPDPVQDVSFLAITNASPTLASYNVYIGANQANRSGALGFGSNVAYAQCAVGSNSVKFTTTSNTESVITKAVNVEANTANSLFLIGKAGQLDYLVLKDQLGSVSSDKTFIRFINLSPDAPALDLAVKDGNTLIADKAYKASSSFTEFEAKTYVLVVKDKATGTTLKRELASTEFKAGRSYTIIAAGLVAPANTEQAFTTQIITNQ; this comes from the coding sequence ATGAACCTTTTTACTAAACCGCTTTCCTTAAAATTTGCAAAACTTACTGCATTTTCGATTGCAGCCGCCAGCACCCTATTGTTAAATTCCTGCTCAAAAGATCCTGACCCGGTACAGGACGTTTCGTTTTTAGCCATTACCAATGCCTCGCCTACCCTGGCCTCTTATAATGTATATATTGGCGCTAACCAGGCCAACCGGAGTGGGGCCCTCGGCTTTGGCAGCAATGTTGCCTATGCGCAGTGCGCTGTTGGCAGCAACAGCGTTAAGTTTACCACTACCAGCAATACGGAAAGTGTCATCACCAAAGCTGTAAATGTAGAAGCAAATACGGCAAACTCCCTTTTCCTGATCGGTAAAGCCGGTCAGCTGGACTACCTGGTGCTCAAAGACCAGCTGGGCAGTGTCAGCTCCGACAAAACCTTTATCCGCTTCATCAACCTTTCGCCCGATGCCCCGGCATTGGACCTGGCTGTTAAAGATGGCAATACGCTTATTGCCGATAAAGCATATAAAGCCAGCAGCAGCTTTACAGAGTTCGAAGCAAAAACATACGTTTTAGTGGTTAAGGATAAAGCAACAGGAACAACACTAAAACGCGAACTGGCCAGTACCGAATTTAAGGCCGGCAGGTCTTATACCATTATTGCTGCTGGTTTAGTTGCCCCTGCCAATACGGAACAGGCCTTTACCACACAGATCATCACCAATCAGTAA
- a CDS encoding DUF7133 domain-containing protein: MKLYIYTLLALFVFTLYQCQSYKKTTGTARPGLMPDTTGSPVIPADAAIKLMKLENGFEVKLVAAEPLVTAPVALSFDARGRIWVVEMVGYMPDVYGKGEDRPNGKIVILEDKNGDGVADERKVFLDSLVLPRAICLIDGGILVAESPNLWYYEIKNDQPGKRILVDDKYAAEGNVEHQPNGLLRAMDNWIYNAKSTKRYRKYGDRWVTEETHFRGQWGISQDNYGRLYYNDNSTNLMSDYFSPGYGARNPDQHGVEGYSERTVRDNRVYPARPTPGVNRGYMPGTLDDSLRLRNFTAACGPLIYRGHLFGDAYDFNAFVAEPSANLIKRNVLTEKGFVVSGTQAYQGKEFLASIDERFRPVSLYNGLDGALYVVDMYRGIIQHKTYVTPYLRNIIEERKLAQPLGCGRIYKIVPKNSKTAAVKFTEEPGALVAMLGHQNGLVRDMAQQILIDGRYRSAIPYLRAALGHKDRPLQLIHAMWVLEGLSALQTNEVLELLRSPQWPVKMQALSVLPAVINGSSYRYFRDELLKMVAADDQMAAPYLGFAASYIRPYDAPAADALLLALVKKYPDNPYVSAAVISNLSYREEQFAGEIAGLVPDANLAINKQLKKVITGVNNSQKNRDPSLLIRDFPKGAALFASSCQTCHAPDGNGIKSLAPPLNKSEWVTGNKEKLISIVLYGLTGPVKINGYVYEAPEISADMPGIAHSDEISDNDVAQVLSFIRGSWENNAGKVSIDEVAKVRKQYKDREKAFTIAELEGK; this comes from the coding sequence ATGAAATTATATATTTATACCCTTTTAGCACTCTTTGTTTTTACGTTGTACCAATGCCAGAGTTATAAAAAAACGACTGGAACAGCCAGGCCCGGCCTGATGCCCGATACCACCGGATCGCCGGTGATACCGGCCGATGCGGCCATTAAGCTGATGAAGCTGGAAAATGGTTTTGAAGTGAAGCTGGTGGCTGCCGAGCCGCTGGTTACTGCACCTGTGGCCCTTAGCTTTGATGCCAGGGGCCGGATCTGGGTAGTAGAAATGGTAGGCTATATGCCAGATGTATATGGCAAAGGGGAGGACAGGCCAAATGGTAAGATCGTGATCCTTGAGGACAAGAATGGCGATGGTGTGGCAGATGAGCGGAAGGTTTTTTTAGATTCGCTGGTATTGCCAAGGGCCATCTGTTTGATTGATGGGGGCATACTGGTGGCAGAATCGCCGAACCTCTGGTACTATGAAATTAAAAATGATCAACCCGGAAAGCGGATACTGGTTGATGATAAATATGCAGCGGAGGGGAACGTAGAACACCAGCCCAATGGCTTGCTGAGGGCGATGGACAACTGGATCTATAATGCCAAGTCGACCAAACGCTACCGCAAATATGGAGATCGCTGGGTGACAGAAGAAACCCATTTCAGGGGACAATGGGGGATCAGTCAGGATAACTATGGCCGGCTCTATTACAACGACAATTCTACCAACCTGATGAGTGATTATTTTAGCCCGGGTTATGGTGCCAGGAACCCCGACCAGCATGGTGTGGAGGGCTATTCGGAAAGAACGGTACGGGACAACCGGGTTTATCCGGCAAGGCCTACGCCAGGTGTAAACAGGGGATATATGCCCGGAACGCTCGATGACAGTCTGCGTTTAAGGAATTTTACGGCGGCCTGCGGACCGCTTATTTACCGTGGGCACCTGTTTGGTGATGCCTACGATTTTAATGCCTTTGTGGCAGAACCATCGGCCAATTTAATTAAGCGGAACGTGCTGACTGAGAAGGGTTTTGTGGTGAGCGGAACACAGGCCTATCAGGGCAAAGAATTTCTGGCGAGTATAGACGAACGTTTCAGACCTGTAAGTTTATACAACGGACTGGATGGGGCCTTATATGTGGTTGACATGTACAGGGGGATTATACAGCATAAAACCTATGTAACACCTTATTTAAGAAACATTATAGAAGAAAGGAAGCTGGCGCAACCCCTTGGATGTGGCAGGATCTATAAAATAGTTCCTAAAAACAGTAAAACAGCTGCTGTAAAGTTTACTGAGGAGCCCGGGGCACTGGTTGCGATGCTGGGGCATCAAAACGGACTGGTGCGGGACATGGCGCAGCAGATCCTGATTGACGGCAGATACAGATCGGCTATTCCTTATTTAAGAGCTGCGCTTGGTCATAAGGATCGGCCCTTGCAGCTCATCCATGCGATGTGGGTACTGGAAGGTTTGTCGGCCTTGCAGACGAATGAAGTGCTGGAGTTATTGAGGTCGCCGCAATGGCCGGTAAAAATGCAGGCTTTAAGCGTTCTGCCTGCTGTAATCAATGGCAGTTCCTACCGCTATTTCAGAGATGAACTGCTGAAGATGGTTGCTGCTGATGATCAGATGGCCGCACCTTACCTGGGTTTTGCAGCCAGTTACATCCGGCCTTATGATGCCCCTGCAGCAGATGCACTGTTGCTGGCGCTGGTGAAGAAATATCCCGATAACCCTTACGTTTCTGCTGCGGTGATCAGTAACCTGAGCTATAGAGAGGAGCAGTTTGCCGGAGAGATTGCAGGGCTGGTACCCGATGCCAACCTGGCCATTAACAAGCAGTTGAAAAAAGTGATTACGGGTGTCAACAATTCGCAGAAGAACAGGGACCCTTCTTTATTGATCAGGGATTTCCCTAAAGGGGCAGCTTTGTTTGCTTCCAGCTGTCAGACCTGTCATGCACCGGACGGCAATGGGATCAAGTCGCTGGCCCCTCCGTTAAATAAGTCGGAATGGGTTACCGGAAACAAAGAGAAACTCATTTCTATTGTTTTATATGGTTTAACCGGACCGGTTAAGATCAACGGCTATGTATATGAAGCGCCCGAGATTTCGGCCGATATGCCAGGGATTGCACATAGCGATGAAATATCTGACAACGATGTGGCGCAGGTATTGAGTTTTATCCGTGGTTCATGGGAAAATAATGCAGGAAAGGTATCCATTGATGAAGTAGCCAAAGTAAGAAAACAGTATAAGGATAGGGAAAAAGCTTTTACCATAGCCGAGCTTGAAGGTAAATAG
- a CDS encoding response regulator transcription factor, protein MKVLIVEDEKTLAYEMEDFLKKAFYICDLAHNISDGLEKISANSYDFILLDLGLPDGDGLTLLPKAKKHNPDAAYIILTARGNLEDRIAGLDLGADDYLPKPFSLLELQSRMQAIARRKFNLKEELLPLGDFKLDLQKRLIFFNGQQIELSRKEFDILSYLFLHSNRVLTRMQLSEHIWGTFADDDYDSNYIDAHIKNIRKKLNAWAATNFLETVRGVGYRIKK, encoded by the coding sequence ATGAAGGTCCTGATTGTAGAAGATGAAAAAACACTGGCTTATGAAATGGAAGACTTTTTGAAAAAGGCCTTTTATATCTGCGATCTGGCACATAACATCAGCGATGGGCTCGAAAAAATCAGTGCCAACAGCTACGACTTTATTTTACTCGACCTCGGACTGCCAGATGGGGATGGGCTAACCCTGCTCCCAAAAGCAAAAAAACACAATCCTGATGCAGCTTATATCATTTTAACGGCCCGGGGAAACCTGGAAGACAGGATTGCAGGGCTCGATCTGGGGGCCGACGATTACCTGCCCAAACCTTTCTCCCTGCTCGAACTGCAATCCAGGATGCAGGCCATTGCCCGCCGTAAATTCAATCTTAAAGAAGAGTTATTGCCCCTGGGCGATTTTAAGCTCGACCTGCAAAAAAGGCTCATCTTTTTTAACGGACAGCAAATCGAGCTTTCCAGAAAGGAATTTGATATCCTCAGCTACCTTTTCCTGCACAGCAACCGCGTGCTTACCCGCATGCAGCTGAGTGAACACATCTGGGGTACCTTTGCTGATGACGATTACGATTCCAATTATATAGATGCGCACATCAAGAACATCAGAAAAAAGCTGAATGCCTGGGCAGCTACAAATTTCCTGGAAACAGTACGTGGTGTAGGTTACAGAATAAAGAAATAA
- a CDS encoding PhoH family protein has translation MSTEKKIFVLDTSVILYDHNAFNNFKEHDVAIPIQVLEELDNMKNGNETRNAEARSFIRLMDHASGERIMNQWIPLNGSKHGRFKVVMDNVPGQIDAEAVFGKGKFDHRILNAALGLKQEFPEKKVVLVSKDICLRLKAKSLELYAEDYETGKIKNVDELYTGKAVLTNVPDELFKLLKAGESVDAGGLDMQDREANHFCILKGKRKTTASWYNAALGRLFPVAPRTIFNISPRNDEQSFAINALLNPDIKLVTIQGKAGTGKTLLAIAGALEQRKDYRQIYVTRPIVALSNKDIGFLPGDVKSKIDPYMAPIWDNLRFIKEQFNDDPKMQARIDEFVSTEKIVITPLAYIRGRTLSKIFFIVDEAQNLTPHEIKTIISRAGEDTKIIFTGDIYQIDTPYLDAESNGLSYLIEHAKDHPLYAHITLDKGERSELANLANDLL, from the coding sequence ATGAGTACAGAAAAAAAGATCTTCGTTTTAGATACCTCGGTGATCCTCTACGATCACAATGCTTTTAACAATTTCAAGGAGCATGATGTGGCCATTCCGATACAGGTACTGGAAGAACTGGACAACATGAAAAACGGCAATGAAACCCGCAATGCGGAAGCCAGGAGTTTCATCAGGCTGATGGACCATGCTTCGGGCGAGCGGATCATGAACCAGTGGATCCCTTTAAATGGAAGTAAACATGGCCGGTTTAAAGTGGTAATGGATAATGTACCCGGGCAAATTGATGCAGAAGCTGTTTTTGGGAAGGGAAAATTTGACCACCGGATACTGAATGCGGCATTGGGACTGAAGCAGGAATTTCCTGAAAAGAAGGTGGTACTGGTGTCTAAAGACATATGCCTGCGTTTAAAGGCTAAATCCCTGGAACTCTACGCGGAGGATTACGAAACCGGTAAAATTAAAAATGTAGATGAACTGTACACCGGAAAAGCAGTGCTGACGAATGTTCCGGATGAATTGTTTAAGCTGTTGAAAGCCGGAGAAAGTGTGGATGCAGGGGGCCTGGACATGCAGGACAGGGAAGCCAATCATTTCTGTATTTTAAAAGGGAAGCGAAAAACAACAGCCAGCTGGTACAATGCGGCTCTGGGACGTCTTTTCCCTGTCGCCCCGCGTACTATATTTAACATTTCCCCACGCAACGATGAGCAGTCCTTTGCCATAAATGCATTGCTAAACCCGGATATTAAACTGGTTACCATACAGGGAAAGGCGGGCACGGGAAAAACCCTGCTGGCCATTGCAGGCGCACTGGAGCAACGTAAAGACTACCGGCAGATCTATGTAACCCGGCCTATTGTTGCCCTGAGCAATAAAGATATCGGTTTTTTACCCGGTGATGTAAAATCAAAAATTGACCCTTATATGGCCCCGATATGGGACAACCTGAGGTTCATAAAAGAGCAGTTTAACGATGATCCTAAAATGCAGGCCAGGATTGATGAATTTGTGAGTACCGAAAAGATTGTGATCACCCCGCTGGCCTATATCAGGGGAAGGACCCTGAGCAAGATCTTTTTTATAGTGGATGAAGCGCAGAACTTAACGCCCCACGAGATTAAGACCATCATATCCAGGGCAGGAGAGGATACAAAGATCATTTTTACCGGAGACATTTACCAGATAGATACCCCTTACCTGGATGCGGAGAGCAATGGTTTGTCTTACCTGATTGAACATGCAAAAGACCATCCGTTGTATGCCCACATTACGCTGGACAAGGGGGAGCGGAGTGAGCTGGCCAATCTGGCCAACGACCTTTTATAA
- the rpiB gene encoding ribose 5-phosphate isomerase B, whose product MKIIIGSDHAGFTYKNILLTTLTAAGYEVLDLGTYTSAATDYPDHAAAVARAILEKKGERGILVCGSAVGVSIAANKFKGIRAGVCHDTYSAHQSVEHDDVNILCMGERVIGIELAKDISFAFLKASFTHEERHIKRLAKITAIENEEL is encoded by the coding sequence ATGAAGATAATAATAGGTTCAGATCATGCAGGTTTTACCTATAAAAATATACTGCTGACTACTTTAACAGCCGCAGGGTATGAGGTGCTGGATCTGGGGACATATACATCGGCTGCTACGGATTATCCGGACCATGCGGCAGCTGTAGCCAGGGCCATTCTTGAAAAAAAAGGGGAAAGGGGCATCCTGGTTTGCGGAAGTGCGGTAGGGGTGAGTATTGCGGCCAATAAGTTTAAAGGGATAAGGGCCGGTGTATGCCATGATACGTATTCTGCACACCAGTCGGTAGAACACGATGATGTCAATATCCTGTGTATGGGCGAACGGGTGATCGGGATAGAGCTGGCAAAGGACATCAGCTTTGCTTTTTTAAAGGCAAGTTTTACCCATGAGGAGCGCCATATAAAAAGACTGGCCAAAATAACTGCTATTGAGAACGAGGAATTGTAA